Proteins encoded in a region of the Pocillopora verrucosa isolate sample1 chromosome 11, ASM3666991v2, whole genome shotgun sequence genome:
- the LOC131781539 gene encoding uncharacterized protein — protein sequence MFMRSGFLPLLMIGFLSSLFFATYLIIKEKKISPLGRRLVQVLETVTFTENEEAPSLSYAEKLLKAYDEVETFVMFIGYPRSSHSLVGAILDAHPEIIIPHEFNLLDKWRRYNLPAFKRKNLLKYKLYFDLHQTSLKQAIFGIRASRNRTVLGGKFTYLYNVPDLWQGGYKNGIKVIGDKKGGRTSQLISKDPNSIKQLEEIAKNVGVPMKFIHIVRNPFDNIATMVLRRAGERDNVREEGAKVNSPVILEKLIKIYFNLTQANQRVRERFGDAVIDIPGHETILRPKKTLQKLCDHLGVTCTEDYVEKCSKILYGSPSVTRDKIVWTEEQKQRITELMKKYLFLRDFSFDDFLS from the exons ATGTTCATGAGATCGGGCTTTCTTCCTTTGCTCATGATCGGTTTCCTTTCGAGCCTCTTTTTTGCCACTTATTTGATAATTAAGGAGAAGAAAATCTCGCCATTGGGAAGACGCTTGGTGCAGGTACTGGAGACGGTGACATTCACAGAAAATG aGGAAGCGCCCTCACTTTCCTATGCAGAGAAGCTTCTTAAAGCCTACGATGAAGTGGAGACCTTTGTGATGTTCATTGGTTATCCTCGCAGCAGCCATAGTTTGGTTGGCGCCATCTTGGATGCTCACCCTGAAATAATTATTCCACACGAGTTTAATCTGTTGGATAAATGGAGAAGATACAATCTTCCAGCgttcaaaaggaaaaacctaCTAAAATATAAGTTATATTTTGATCTTCACCAGACCTCTCTCAAGCAAGCCATCTTTGGAATACGGGCAAGTCGAAATAGAACAGTTCTTGGCGGGAAATTTACATACTTATACAATGTTCCAGATTTATGGCAAGGTGGATACAAAAACGGGATCAAG GTGATAGGAGACAAAAAAGGGGGACGAACTTCGCAGCTTATAAGTAAAGACCCAAACAGTATCAAACAGTTAGAAGAAATCGCTAAAAACGTGGGAGTGCCAATGAAATTCATACACATTGTCAGGAACCCATTTGATAACATCGCTACCATGGTACTTCGCAGAGCAGGCGAGCGTGATAATGTTAGGGAAGAAGGAGCAAAA GTGAACAGCCCAGTGATTTTGGAGAAGTTGATCAAGATCTACTTCAACCTTACACAGGCTAACCAGCGCGTCAGAGAACGGTTTGGGGATGCAGTTATCGATATTCCAGGACATGAAACAATACTCAGACCGAAAAAAACACTACAAAAATTGTGTGATCATTTAGGTGTGACATGTACAGAGGACTACGTAGAAAAATGCAGTAAGATCTTGTATGGATCTCCTTCTGTCACAAGAGATAAAATTGTTTGgactgaagaacaaaaacaGCGGATCACCGAGctgatgaaaaaatatttgtttctaaGAGACTTTTCGTTTGACGATTTCCTATCTTAA
- the LOC131781479 gene encoding uncharacterized skeletal organic matrix protein 3, giving the protein MKNCAFNNTNSSIIFTLSLVISTLAGFFFSKGLAFSVVRSIKRNGMGDVDSFSNPISTCSPLGCLQVLGNAGCKPGDCCICKCSLRFPNYIVHSGTCVENERVDPVCELTTIPTERLMPVKDFSRAGIITFEVEIDRPLQCPGIELRHLYYQLNTAQWINKGPNSVFRLTRGRNGNRWNLLWDKGLDRKYYGLILSFDFYCVGQNITHGCLVVKSKGNYSLAALSSSQPTTDGPSQVAVTEGKVEPTDGSHEAKGGVSNGGRGENFAGQNRGVAIKNYSVIVVGVSLSVVMGIGLICFVMLRKGGPLWLKLQRRPKAPPYEEPRRPAGIRPIRTSVHNEFYDAGLVLSIGGQTAEAPKRLSRLGPLPPLPTKGESIYEEPVVIRNVGYHGLARQNRPSTAPIKRAPVHTVPIRCKPIHSEPIQTEAISDQNQDPFYNILEELPETDDYDDTTECRCKEVDFESLRGQLRTY; this is encoded by the exons atgaagaactGTGCGTTTAACAATACCAATTCCAGCATCATCTTCACGCTTTCATTGGTGATTTCAACATTAGCTGGTTTTTTCTTTAGCAAAGGGTTGGCGTTCAGCGTTGTTCGCTCCATTAAGCGAAACGGAATGGGTGACGTTGATTCATTTTCCAATCCCATCTCAACGTGCAGTCCTCTGGGATGTTTACAAGTTTTGGGAAATGCAGGCTGTAAACCTGGAGATTGCTGTATTTGTAAATGTAGCCTCAGATTTCCGAATTACATCGTCCATAGTGGAACTTGTGTAGAGAATGAACGAGTGGACCCTG TGTGCGAGCTGACCACTATACCAACAGAAAGACTGATGCCTGTGAAGGACTTTAGTAGGGCAGGAATAATTACCTTTGAAGTTGAGATTGATCGGCCACTCCAGTGTCCTGGTATTGAACTCAGACatttgtattatcaactgaatacGGCACAATGGATTAATAAAGGACCGAACTCAGTCTTTCGACTAACGCGTGGCAGGAATGGTAACAGGTGGAACTTACTG TGGGATAAAGGTCTTGATAGAAAATATTATGGACTGATACTGAGCTTTGATTTCTATTGCGTTGGACAAAATATAACACATGGATGTTTGGTGGTCAAGTCCAAAGGAAACTATAGTCTGGCAG cATTATCCTCGAGTCAACCTACCACAGATGGACCAAGTCAAGTGGCGGTAACAGAGGGGAAAGTTGAACCAACAGACGGCTCGCATGAAGCAAAG ggaGGTGTTAGTAACGGAGGTCGTGGAGAAAATTTTGCTGGACAAAACAGAGGAGTAGCAATAAAGAATTACAGTGTAATCGTAGTCGGTGTGAGCCTGTCAGTAGTGATGGGAATTGGACTCATTTGTTTTGTAATGCTGAGAAAAGGAGGGCCTTTGTG GTTGAAACTTCAAAGGCGTCCGAAAG CACCACCTTATGAG GAGCCAAGAAGACCAGCAGGCATAAGACCGATTCGCACCTCCGTTC ATAACGAGTTTTACGATGCTGGGTTGGTCCTTTCCATCGGTGGGCAAACCGCTGAAGCACCAAAAAGATTATCCAGACTTGGGCCTTTGCCCCCCTTGCCTACAAAG GGGGAATCCATTTATGAAGAGCCAGTGGTGATAAGAAATGTTGGTTATCACGGATTAGCGAGGCAAAACAGACCATCTACCG cGCCAATCAAACGCGCACCAGTCCACACCGTGCCAATTCGCTGCAAGCCAATCCATAGCGAGCCAATCCAAACCGAGGCTATAAGCGATCAGAACCAAGACCCTTTCTATAACATTCTCGAGGAACTCCCGGAAACCGACGATTATGACGACACGACCGAATGCCGTTGCAAGGAG GTGGACTTTGAAAGCCTCAGAGGTCAACTAAGGACGTACTAG